From a single Pseudophryne corroboree isolate aPseCor3 chromosome 6, aPseCor3.hap2, whole genome shotgun sequence genomic region:
- the LOC134934113 gene encoding olfactory receptor 11L1-like, with translation MNNENHTTVTEFLLLGFPHINGINAVILFLLILIVYIITLIINSMIIVLVVTRPQLHSPMYFFLQQLSFNEIVFLTVVVPNMLRVIWLEGATMSIMGCITQTYIYCAVGCSECHLLAVMSYDRYLAICHPLRYSTIMNIKLQQCLVIYCWVFGFMITQITLNFLCQLQFCGPNVIDHFFCDLVPFVELSCSYTYALQLEILFGAIPILVIPFILVVISYICIVSTISSISSKKGRKKTFSTCSSHLSVVTMYYGTLITIYLVPANRHSLTINKLIAFSYIVVTPLFNPVIYSLRNKEIRFTIWKLLSSN, from the coding sequence ATGAATAATGAAaaccacacaacagtcactgaattTTTACTATTGGGgttcccacatattaatggcatcaATGCTGTCATTTTATTTCTACTGATACTGATTGTTTACATTATAACACTCATAATAAATTCTATGATCATCGTATTGGTGGTAACCAGGCCACAGCTACATTCTCCTATGTACTTTTTCCTCCAGCAATTGTCATTCAATGAAATTGTGTTCCTGACTGTTGTTGTCCCGAACATGCTTCGTGTCATATGGTTGGAAGGAGCCACCATGTCTATCATGGGATGTATAACACAGACATATATTTACTGTGCTGTAGGGTGTTCAGAATGTCACCTCCTCGCAGTCATGTCTTATGATCGATACCTGGCCATATGCCACCCTCTGAGGTATAGCACCATCATGAACATCAAACTACAACAGTGTTTGGTCATCTATTGCTGGGTGTTTGGCTTTATGATCACACAAATTACTCTTAACTTTCTGTGCCAACTTCAGTTCTGTGGACCCAATGTCATTGACCATTTCTTCTGTGACCTTGTTCCTTTTGTTGAACTTTCATGTTCTTACACATATGCACTACAATTAGAGATTTTGTttggtgctattcctatattggtcATCCCATTTATTTTAGTTGTTATTAGTTACATCTGTATAGTCAGTACAATTTCCAGTATCTCCTCTAAAAAAGGTAGGAAGAAAACTTTTTCCACTTGCAGCTCCCATCTCTCCGTTGTGACCATGTACTATGGAACTTTGATCACTATTTACTTGGTTCCAGCTAACAGACATTCCTTGACTATAAACAAATTGATTGCCTTTTCATACATTGTGGTAACACCTCTCTTTAACCCAGTCATATACAGTTTGAGGAATAAAGAGATTAGATTTACCATTTGGAAATTACTTAGCTCCAATTGA